A single region of the Brassica rapa cultivar Chiifu-401-42 chromosome A03, CAAS_Brap_v3.01, whole genome shotgun sequence genome encodes:
- the LOC103857271 gene encoding protein MICRORCHIDIA 4 isoform X2 — protein sequence MDDDDAIRVKLENLPTPTSVNGIKPSVIDLCSSDEEDNDGIDASRTVGEKRARRDCDIDTPAKRVAVEEGLGQSSSIVALQATPCNVVRPSSSAPSCKQFWKAGDYEGTSGGHWEVSAGGFDHVRVHPKFLHSNATSHKWALGAFAELLDNALDEVHSGATYVNVNMLTNKKDGSRMLLIEDNGGGMNPEKMRHCMSLGYSAKSKLANTIGQYGNGFKTSTMRLGADVIVFSRCPGKDGDSFTQTIGLLSYTFLKSTGKEDIVVPMLDYEREGSEWSPIVRSSASDWNKNVDTIVQWSPFSTEDELLCQFNLMKEHGTRIIIYNLWEDDQGLLELDFDTDPHDIQLRGVNRDEKSISMAAQYPNSRHFLTYRHSLRSYVSILYLRVPPEFRIILRRRDVEHHNIVNDMMHTNQITYRPKEGPGGQSNFSNMSAVVTIGFVKDAKHHVDVQGFNVYHKNRLIKPFWRIWNAAGSQGRGIIGVLEADFVEPAHDKQGFERTTVLSRLETRLLVMQKNYWRLNCHRIGYVSAHGKKSAKDSEDRESSPEYAVPTRKRAAAAASLSFKTPTAARTVVNRGGKGKGSVRDSNGVGSSEKSGKHGNTSSKFNGRAKARGAPPALEDINSDEDSDYDPPGEENVTELPEKSFEPPTKPRSTDSRTLSQLEQENETLKERLNKKEAVYLLLQEELRREKELRKKLEAEVQRTKDELEDVKKEQESLIDIFSEDRDRRDKEEEDLRNKLEEASKRIQALLDEKSRGRR from the exons atggatgatgatgatgctatTCGCGTAAAGCTAGAGAATCTCCCGACTCCTACTTCCGTCAACGGAATCAAACCCTCCGTAATCGATCTCTGCAGCAGCGACGAAGAAGACAACGACGGCATCGATGCTTCCAGAACCGTCGGCGAGAAGAGAGCGCGAAGGGACTGTGATATCGATACTCCGGCGAAGAGGGTGGCGGTAGAGGAAGGGCTTGGGCAATCGTCGTCGATAGTGGCTCTCCAGGCTACGCCTTGTAACGTCGTGAGGCCTTCTTCGTCGGCGCCGTCTTGCAAGCAGTTCTGGAAAGCAGGGGATTACGAAGGAACCTCTGGTGGTCACTGGGAAGTCTCTGCAG GTGGGTTTGATCATGTGAGAGTACATCCCAAGTTCTTGCATTCTAACGCTACAAGTCACAAGTGGGCTCTTGGAG CATTTGCTGAGCTTTTGGACAATGCTCTGGATGAG GTACACAGTGGAGCTACTTATGTTAATGTCAACATGCTAACCAATAAGAAAGATGGAAGCAGGATGCTCTTGATTGAAG ATAATGGAGGCGGTATGAATCCTGAGAAGATGCGACACTGCATGTCTTTAGGATACTCTGCCAAGAGCAAACTTGCAAACACTATTGGACAGT atggCAATGGATTCAAGACTAGTACTATGAGACTTGGAGCTGATGTTATTGTATTCTCTCGTTGCCCTGGAAAGGATGGAGATAG CTTTACACAGACAATTGGGCTGTTGTCATACACGTTTCTGAAGAGCACAGGAAAAGAGGACATTGTTGTACCCATG CTCGACTACGAAAGGGAAGGTTCAGAATGGAGTCCAATAGTACGGTCTTCAGCTAGTGACTGGAATAAGAACGTGGATACGATTGTTCAATGGTCCCCATTCTCTACTGAAGACGAGCTTCTTTGCCAG TTCAATCTAATGAAGGAGCATGGGACAAGGATAATCATATATAACCTCTGGGAAGATGACCAAGGACTGCTAGAACTTGATTTTGACACGGATCCACat GATATCCAACTTAGAGGGGTCAATAGGGATGAGAAAAGTATCAGTATGGCTGCTCAGTACCCTAACTCTAGACACTTCCTCACATACAGGCATTCACTCAGA AGTTATGTATCGATTCTATACCTGAGAGTTCCACCTGAGTTCCGTATCATTCTCCGAAGAAGAGATGTTGAGCATCACAACATTGTGAATGACATGATGCACACAAACCAAATCACTTATCGTCCAAAAGAAGGACCCGGTGGACAATCTAATTTCTCAAAT ATGTCTGCTGTTGTGACGATTGGATTTGTTAAGGATGCAAAACATCACGTTGATGTACAAGGCTTCAATGTCTACCACAAGAATCGCCTTATTAAG CCATTTTGGAGGATATGGAATGCAGCAGGAAGTCAAGGTCGTGGGATTATAG GTGTTTTGGAAGCTGATTTCGTTGAGCCGGCTCATGATAAGCAAGGTTTTGAGCGTACAACAGTTTTGTCTAGACTCGAGACACGTCTTCTTGTAATGCAGAAGAATTATTG GAGGTTGAACTGTCACAGAATTGGATATGTTTCAGCACATGGCAAAAAGTCCGCTAAAGACTCTGAAGACAGAG AATCATCACCAGAGTATGCAGTCCCAACCAGGAAAagagctgctgctgctgcatcGTTGAGCTTTAAAACTCCAACTGCTGCAAGGACAGTTGTGAATCGAGGAGGAAAAGGAAAAGGATCTGTTAGAGATTCTAATGGGGTCGGTTCATCAGagaaaagtggtaaacatggaAACACCTCTTCCAAATTTAATGGACGAGCAAAGGCTCGAGGAGCTCCTCCAGCTTTAGAAGATATCAACAGTGATGAGGACTCTGATTACGATCCTCCGGGTGAAGAAAATGTCACTGAGCTTCCTGAGAAG AGCTTCGAACCACCAACCAAGCCACGTTCTACTGATTCACGTACCCTCAGTCAACTAGAGCAAGAGAATGAAACGTTAAAAGAGAG GCTAAATAAAAAGGAAGCTGTTTACTTGCTGTTGCAAGAAGAGCTGCGACGTGAGAAAGAGCTTCGCAAAAAACTTGAAGCTGAG GTTCAAAGAACAAAAGACGAGTTAGAAGACGTGAAGAAAGAGCAAGAGAGTTTAATCGACATATTCTCAGAGGATAGAGACAGACGCGACAAGGAGGAAGAAGATCTCAGAAATAAGCTAGAG GAGGCGTCAAAGAGGATCCAAGCGTTGTTAGATGAAAAATCCCGAGGGAGACGCTAG
- the LOC103857271 gene encoding protein MICRORCHIDIA 4 isoform X1: MDDDDAIRVKLENLPTPTSVNGIKPSVIDLCSSDEEDNDGIDASRTVGEKRARRDCDIDTPAKRVAVEEGLGQSSSIVALQATPCNVVRPSSSAPSCKQFWKAGDYEGTSGGHWEVSAGGFDHVRVHPKFLHSNATSHKWALGAFAELLDNALDEVWNVLFLFLIFFLFGGNVFFFFFFSVLGYQVHSGATYVNVNMLTNKKDGSRMLLIEDNGGGMNPEKMRHCMSLGYSAKSKLANTIGQYGNGFKTSTMRLGADVIVFSRCPGKDGDSFTQTIGLLSYTFLKSTGKEDIVVPMLDYEREGSEWSPIVRSSASDWNKNVDTIVQWSPFSTEDELLCQFNLMKEHGTRIIIYNLWEDDQGLLELDFDTDPHDIQLRGVNRDEKSISMAAQYPNSRHFLTYRHSLRSYVSILYLRVPPEFRIILRRRDVEHHNIVNDMMHTNQITYRPKEGPGGQSNFSNMSAVVTIGFVKDAKHHVDVQGFNVYHKNRLIKPFWRIWNAAGSQGRGIIGVLEADFVEPAHDKQGFERTTVLSRLETRLLVMQKNYWRLNCHRIGYVSAHGKKSAKDSEDRESSPEYAVPTRKRAAAAASLSFKTPTAARTVVNRGGKGKGSVRDSNGVGSSEKSGKHGNTSSKFNGRAKARGAPPALEDINSDEDSDYDPPGEENVTELPEKSFEPPTKPRSTDSRTLSQLEQENETLKERLNKKEAVYLLLQEELRREKELRKKLEAEVQRTKDELEDVKKEQESLIDIFSEDRDRRDKEEEDLRNKLEEASKRIQALLDEKSRGRR; the protein is encoded by the exons atggatgatgatgatgctatTCGCGTAAAGCTAGAGAATCTCCCGACTCCTACTTCCGTCAACGGAATCAAACCCTCCGTAATCGATCTCTGCAGCAGCGACGAAGAAGACAACGACGGCATCGATGCTTCCAGAACCGTCGGCGAGAAGAGAGCGCGAAGGGACTGTGATATCGATACTCCGGCGAAGAGGGTGGCGGTAGAGGAAGGGCTTGGGCAATCGTCGTCGATAGTGGCTCTCCAGGCTACGCCTTGTAACGTCGTGAGGCCTTCTTCGTCGGCGCCGTCTTGCAAGCAGTTCTGGAAAGCAGGGGATTACGAAGGAACCTCTGGTGGTCACTGGGAAGTCTCTGCAG GTGGGTTTGATCATGTGAGAGTACATCCCAAGTTCTTGCATTCTAACGCTACAAGTCACAAGTGGGCTCTTGGAG CATTTGCTGAGCTTTTGGACAATGCTCTGGATGAGGTGTGGAatgttttgtttctatttttaatattttttctgtttggtggtaatgtttttttttttttttttttttctgttttgggtTATCAGGTACACAGTGGAGCTACTTATGTTAATGTCAACATGCTAACCAATAAGAAAGATGGAAGCAGGATGCTCTTGATTGAAG ATAATGGAGGCGGTATGAATCCTGAGAAGATGCGACACTGCATGTCTTTAGGATACTCTGCCAAGAGCAAACTTGCAAACACTATTGGACAGT atggCAATGGATTCAAGACTAGTACTATGAGACTTGGAGCTGATGTTATTGTATTCTCTCGTTGCCCTGGAAAGGATGGAGATAG CTTTACACAGACAATTGGGCTGTTGTCATACACGTTTCTGAAGAGCACAGGAAAAGAGGACATTGTTGTACCCATG CTCGACTACGAAAGGGAAGGTTCAGAATGGAGTCCAATAGTACGGTCTTCAGCTAGTGACTGGAATAAGAACGTGGATACGATTGTTCAATGGTCCCCATTCTCTACTGAAGACGAGCTTCTTTGCCAG TTCAATCTAATGAAGGAGCATGGGACAAGGATAATCATATATAACCTCTGGGAAGATGACCAAGGACTGCTAGAACTTGATTTTGACACGGATCCACat GATATCCAACTTAGAGGGGTCAATAGGGATGAGAAAAGTATCAGTATGGCTGCTCAGTACCCTAACTCTAGACACTTCCTCACATACAGGCATTCACTCAGA AGTTATGTATCGATTCTATACCTGAGAGTTCCACCTGAGTTCCGTATCATTCTCCGAAGAAGAGATGTTGAGCATCACAACATTGTGAATGACATGATGCACACAAACCAAATCACTTATCGTCCAAAAGAAGGACCCGGTGGACAATCTAATTTCTCAAAT ATGTCTGCTGTTGTGACGATTGGATTTGTTAAGGATGCAAAACATCACGTTGATGTACAAGGCTTCAATGTCTACCACAAGAATCGCCTTATTAAG CCATTTTGGAGGATATGGAATGCAGCAGGAAGTCAAGGTCGTGGGATTATAG GTGTTTTGGAAGCTGATTTCGTTGAGCCGGCTCATGATAAGCAAGGTTTTGAGCGTACAACAGTTTTGTCTAGACTCGAGACACGTCTTCTTGTAATGCAGAAGAATTATTG GAGGTTGAACTGTCACAGAATTGGATATGTTTCAGCACATGGCAAAAAGTCCGCTAAAGACTCTGAAGACAGAG AATCATCACCAGAGTATGCAGTCCCAACCAGGAAAagagctgctgctgctgcatcGTTGAGCTTTAAAACTCCAACTGCTGCAAGGACAGTTGTGAATCGAGGAGGAAAAGGAAAAGGATCTGTTAGAGATTCTAATGGGGTCGGTTCATCAGagaaaagtggtaaacatggaAACACCTCTTCCAAATTTAATGGACGAGCAAAGGCTCGAGGAGCTCCTCCAGCTTTAGAAGATATCAACAGTGATGAGGACTCTGATTACGATCCTCCGGGTGAAGAAAATGTCACTGAGCTTCCTGAGAAG AGCTTCGAACCACCAACCAAGCCACGTTCTACTGATTCACGTACCCTCAGTCAACTAGAGCAAGAGAATGAAACGTTAAAAGAGAG GCTAAATAAAAAGGAAGCTGTTTACTTGCTGTTGCAAGAAGAGCTGCGACGTGAGAAAGAGCTTCGCAAAAAACTTGAAGCTGAG GTTCAAAGAACAAAAGACGAGTTAGAAGACGTGAAGAAAGAGCAAGAGAGTTTAATCGACATATTCTCAGAGGATAGAGACAGACGCGACAAGGAGGAAGAAGATCTCAGAAATAAGCTAGAG GAGGCGTCAAAGAGGATCCAAGCGTTGTTAGATGAAAAATCCCGAGGGAGACGCTAG
- the LOC103857270 gene encoding bidirectional sugar transporter SWEET10 yields the protein MAVSIVVLRTVFGILGNIISFLVCLAPIPTFIRIYKRKSSEGYQSIPYVIALFSAMLWIYYAMIKTNVVIMITINAVSLVIQIFYISFYLFYAPKKEKTLTVKFVLFVDVFAFGFIFFLTYFLLHGQKRVQILGYICMVFSLCVFVAPLGIIRKVIKTRSAEFMPFGLSFFLTLSAVMWFFYGLLLKDMNIALPNVLGFIFGVLQMILYMIYKKPGTKVLEPPVINLQEISDHVVDVVRLSSMVCSSQMRTLVPQDSADMEDTITIDEKIKGDIEKMKESKEMLLISKN from the exons atggCGGTTTCAATAGTCGTCTTGCGTACGGTCTTTGGCATTCTAG GGAATATCATCTCCTTTCTCGTCTGTCTTGCCCCAAT ACCGACGTTCATTCGTATTTACAAGAGAAAATCATCTGAAGGATATCAGTCTATCCCATACGTGATAGCGCTCTTCAGTGCGATGCTATGGATATACTACGCAATGATCAAGACGAATGTAGTGATTATGATCACTATCAACGCCGTTTCCCTGGTCATACAAATCTTCTACATCTCCTTCTACCTATTCTACGCGCCTAAGAAGGAGAAG ACTCTAACGGTGAAATTCGTCTTATTTGTGGATGTTTTTGCGTTCGGCTTTATTTTCTTCCTTACATACTTTCTGCTTCATGGACAAAAACGTGTTCAAATACTTGGATACATTTGTATGGTCTTCTCTCTATGTGTTTTTGTCGCACCCCTTGGCATCATT AGGAAAGTGATTAAAACGAGAAGTGCAGAGTTCATGCCGTTTGGTCTCTCCTTCTTCCTCACCTTATCGGCTGTCATGTGGTTCTTTTATGGTCTTCTCCTTAAAGACATGAATATAGCG ctTCCAAATGTTTTGGGTTTCATCTTTGGAGTGCTTCAAATGATACTTTACATGATATACAAAAAACCTGGGACAAAGGTTTTGGAACCACCAGTGATTAACCTCCAGGAAATATCTGACCATGTTGTCGATGTCGTGAGGCTTAGTTCGATGGTTTGTTCCTCACAGATGAGAACTTTGGTGCCACAGGACAGTGCGGACATGGAAGACACCATAACcattgatgagaagatcaaagGAGACATTGAGAAAATGAAGGAGAGCAAAGAAATGCTTCTTATATCCAAGAATTAA